In Anaerolineales bacterium, the following proteins share a genomic window:
- the ccmA gene encoding heme ABC exporter ATP-binding protein CcmA encodes MIKISQLSKRYGYRPVLQGIELAVRRGEVVALLGPNGAGKSTLLRILAGLAQANHGRVEVAGCRLPQQAAAARAQLGYLGHQPLLYEDLSADQNLEFFARLYGVAAAAARIDELLELVGLQARRRERVRGFSRGMLQRLALARALLHRPRVLLLDEPHSALDLHTADLLDTVLRAEAHRGVAILLASHDLERVGGLAQRAVLLAQGRIAAQLPKAQLGRRLPGAYQHAVERANA; translated from the coding sequence ATGATCAAGATCAGCCAGCTCAGCAAGCGTTACGGCTACCGCCCGGTTTTGCAGGGCATCGAGCTGGCAGTGCGCCGCGGCGAAGTGGTCGCCTTGCTCGGGCCCAACGGCGCCGGCAAAAGCACCTTGCTGCGCATTCTGGCCGGGCTGGCGCAGGCCAACCACGGCCGCGTGGAAGTGGCCGGCTGCCGCTTGCCGCAGCAGGCCGCCGCGGCCCGCGCCCAACTGGGCTACCTGGGCCACCAACCCCTGCTTTACGAAGACCTCAGCGCGGACCAAAATCTGGAGTTCTTTGCACGCCTGTACGGCGTAGCGGCCGCGGCGGCGCGTATTGACGAACTGCTCGAGTTGGTAGGCTTGCAAGCCCGCCGCCGCGAGCGCGTGCGTGGCTTCTCGCGCGGCATGCTGCAGCGCCTGGCGCTGGCGCGCGCCCTGCTGCACCGCCCGCGGGTGCTCTTGCTGGATGAGCCGCACAGTGCGTTGGATCTGCACACCGCCGATCTGCTGGATACGGTGTTGCGTGCCGAGGCGCACCGCGGGGTTGCCATCCTGCTCGCCAGCCATGACCTCGAGCGTGTGGGCGGCCTGGCCCAGCGTGCCGTGTTGCTGGCGCAGGGGCGCATCGCCGCCCAGTTGCCCAAGGCGCAGCTTGGCCGCCGGCTGCCAGGCGCCTACCAGCATGCCGTGGAGCGCGCCAATGCCTAG
- the ccsA gene encoding cytochrome c biogenesis protein CcsA codes for MASTSLDRKPRALHALDVVSALLMAATLYMVFFYAPTERVMGQVQRLFYFHVSSAWVAMAVLIVAAVLGIVYLIRPQHKLDVWAVACIELGLVYAFICVTTGSIWARPAWNTWWTWDPRVVTFTILILVYLAYMLLRQGIEDPQRRARFGAIYAILASVTVPLTYFSIRIWRTLHPVVIGSGDPSAQGTFDMTRPMLHTLLFSLLAFSVFGATLLWHRVRLGWLADKVEQLRMQALGR; via the coding sequence ATGGCATCAACTTCATTAGATCGTAAGCCGCGTGCCCTGCATGCGCTGGACGTAGTGTCGGCGCTGCTGATGGCGGCTACCCTGTACATGGTGTTCTTCTACGCGCCCACCGAGCGCGTGATGGGCCAGGTGCAGCGCCTGTTTTACTTCCATGTCTCCAGCGCCTGGGTGGCAATGGCGGTCTTGATCGTGGCGGCCGTGCTCGGCATTGTTTACCTGATCCGCCCGCAGCACAAGCTGGATGTGTGGGCGGTGGCCTGCATTGAGCTCGGCCTGGTGTACGCCTTCATCTGCGTCACCACCGGTTCGATCTGGGCCCGCCCGGCCTGGAACACCTGGTGGACCTGGGACCCGCGCGTGGTGACGTTCACCATCCTCATTCTGGTCTACCTGGCGTACATGCTGCTGCGCCAGGGCATCGAAGATCCGCAGCGCCGCGCCCGCTTTGGCGCCATCTACGCCATCCTCGCTTCGGTCACCGTGCCGCTGACCTATTTTTCCATCCGCATCTGGCGCACCCTGCACCCGGTGGTCATCGGCAGCGGTGATCCCAGTGCCCAGGGCACCTTTGATATGACCCGCCCCATGCTGCACACCCTGCTCTTCAGCCTGCTGGCCTTCAGCGTGTTTGGCGCCACCCTGCTGTGGCACCGCGTGCGCCTGGGCTGGCTGGCCGACAAGGTTGAGCAGTTGCGCATGCAGGCCCTGGGCCGCTGA
- a CDS encoding cytochrome c-type biogenesis protein CcmH, whose protein sequence is MKWAAWAAALMLLLAACAGPANAPLAAGSTPSADQVNAVAKHLYCPVCANVPLDVCGTAACAQWRAQIADLLSQGYSEQGVYDYFAAQYGQSVLAVPPARGLNWLIYLLPPLVIAAAALWLGRNLARWRKAPTAAPERPQLDNAYARQLEDELKARR, encoded by the coding sequence ATGAAGTGGGCTGCCTGGGCCGCGGCGCTGATGCTGCTGCTGGCCGCCTGCGCTGGCCCGGCCAACGCGCCGCTGGCAGCCGGCAGCACGCCGAGTGCTGACCAGGTCAACGCGGTAGCCAAGCATCTGTATTGCCCGGTGTGCGCCAATGTGCCGTTGGATGTGTGTGGCACGGCTGCCTGCGCCCAGTGGCGCGCGCAAATTGCCGATCTGCTCAGCCAGGGCTACAGCGAGCAGGGTGTTTACGATTATTTTGCCGCCCAGTACGGGCAGAGCGTGCTGGCGGTGCCGCCGGCCCGCGGGCTGAACTGGCTGATCTATCTGCTGCCGCCGCTGGTGATCGCCGCGGCGGCGTTGTGGCTGGGGCGCAACCTGGCGCGCTGGCGTAAAGCGCCAACCGCGGCGCCCGAGCGGCCACAACTGGATAATGCCTATGCACGCCAGCTCGAAGACGAGCTAAAGGCGCGCCGTTGA
- a CDS encoding heme exporter protein CcmB: protein MPSYFAAIWAIVRKDIAAEWRSRQMLTAMLAFVVLVIFIFAFTLDIDALTRRQIASGILWTTFAFAGTLGLNRTLATEGERGSLDGLLLAPLERSAIYFGKTLANLFFMLVVEIFTLPLYALFYGMNLAHPGLWLVLLLGSWCFCAVGTLLAAMAAQARSRELLLPVLLFPLVLPVLVAAVRASSALVNGLGWAYAWPSLNILIVYGIIMPALGFMFFDFIVEE from the coding sequence ATGCCTAGTTACTTCGCCGCCATTTGGGCCATCGTGCGCAAAGATATAGCCGCTGAGTGGCGCAGCCGACAGATGCTGACCGCCATGCTGGCCTTTGTGGTGCTGGTGATCTTCATCTTTGCCTTTACGCTGGATATTGACGCCTTGACCCGGCGCCAGATCGCCAGCGGCATTTTGTGGACCACCTTTGCCTTCGCCGGCACACTGGGGCTCAACCGTACCCTGGCCACCGAAGGCGAGCGCGGCTCGCTGGATGGCTTGCTGCTGGCCCCGTTGGAGCGCAGCGCGATCTATTTTGGCAAAACCCTGGCGAACTTATTTTTCATGCTGGTTGTGGAAATTTTCACCCTGCCGCTTTATGCTCTCTTCTACGGCATGAACCTGGCGCACCCCGGCTTGTGGCTGGTGCTGCTGCTGGGCTCATGGTGTTTTTGTGCCGTAGGCACGCTGTTGGCCGCCATGGCGGCGCAGGCACGCAGCCGCGAGTTGCTGCTGCCGGTGCTACTGTTCCCGTTGGTGCTGCCCGTGTTGGTGGCAGCGGTGCGCGCCAGCAGTGCCCTGGTGAACGGGCTTGGCTGGGCGTATGCCTGGCCCAGCCTGAACATTTTGATCGTCTACGGCATCATCATGCCCGCCTTGGGTTTTATGTTTTTCGATTTTATTGTGGAGGAGTAG
- a CDS encoding transposase produces MAHNAIILTPNRGFGEMVRQLLADTAALHAQWLATPQRALQALAGVELLVLDADFPALDVAEFIQQVRQTHPTTKLILILAEDMPADGWPVEALIPQPFYLPDLAAALERLYGPLQPAAAPPAAAHAAPAWLADTKLSAQHLAQLSLESASQAALITRGAEVWAYAGELPQAAAQELAAAISSAGDAGADLARFVRLEATQADYMLYATSLGREYTLALVFDTQVPFSKMRSQVDKLAAAMASASEASLAAAAPQARLRNGEPTAAALPPVAYDLAPALNASVQAVYASEPSVRHGAVAVTHSGSALQYAYVLLPRLPEHRLEGDLAEKLAAWLPQLCLAFAWRLEHLNIQPGFLQWMVSLPAETAPERVVHSLDQHLSQRIFEEFARMQRENPSGEFFAPGFLVVSGGLPSDAQVLDFIRHTRARQGIPTQ; encoded by the coding sequence ATGGCACACAACGCCATCATCCTCACCCCTAACCGCGGCTTTGGCGAAATGGTTCGCCAACTGCTGGCGGATACGGCCGCCCTGCACGCGCAGTGGCTGGCCACGCCGCAACGCGCCTTGCAGGCGCTGGCGGGGGTGGAGCTGTTGGTACTGGATGCAGACTTCCCTGCGTTGGATGTGGCTGAGTTCATCCAGCAGGTGCGCCAGACCCATCCCACAACCAAGTTGATCCTGATCCTGGCGGAGGACATGCCCGCGGACGGCTGGCCGGTGGAAGCGCTGATTCCGCAGCCGTTTTACTTGCCCGATCTGGCCGCGGCGCTCGAGCGGCTGTATGGCCCGCTGCAGCCCGCCGCAGCACCGCCGGCTGCCGCGCACGCTGCGCCGGCCTGGTTGGCCGATACCAAACTGTCCGCCCAGCACCTGGCACAGCTCTCGCTCGAATCAGCTTCACAGGCGGCGCTGATCACGCGCGGCGCCGAAGTATGGGCCTATGCCGGCGAGTTGCCGCAGGCAGCCGCCCAGGAGTTGGCGGCGGCGATCTCCAGCGCCGGTGACGCCGGAGCCGACCTGGCGCGCTTTGTGCGCCTGGAAGCGACCCAGGCCGATTACATGCTATACGCCACATCCCTGGGCCGCGAGTACACGCTGGCCCTGGTGTTTGATACCCAAGTGCCCTTTAGCAAGATGCGCAGCCAGGTGGACAAATTGGCCGCGGCAATGGCCAGCGCTAGCGAAGCCAGCTTGGCGGCTGCCGCCCCGCAGGCGCGCCTCCGCAACGGCGAGCCAACGGCCGCAGCGCTGCCGCCAGTGGCCTACGACCTTGCTCCGGCGCTAAACGCGTCTGTGCAGGCTGTGTACGCCAGCGAGCCCAGCGTGCGCCACGGCGCCGTGGCCGTCACCCATAGCGGCAGCGCGCTGCAATATGCCTATGTGTTGCTACCGCGCCTGCCGGAGCACCGCCTGGAAGGTGACCTGGCCGAGAAGCTGGCCGCCTGGCTGCCGCAGTTGTGCCTGGCCTTCGCCTGGCGGCTGGAGCACCTCAACATTCAGCCCGGCTTCTTACAGTGGATGGTGAGCCTGCCCGCCGAAACGGCGCCCGAGCGCGTGGTGCACAGCCTGGATCAGCATCTCTCGCAACGCATCTTCGAAGAGTTTGCGCGCATGCAGCGCGAGAACCCCTCGGGCGAATTCTTTGCCCCGGGCTTTCTGGTGGTCAGCGGCGGCCTGCCCAGCGATGCGCAGGTGCTGGATTTCATCAGGCACACGCGTGCCCGTCAGGGTATTCCAACACAGTGA
- a CDS encoding TlpA family protein disulfide reductase, with translation MMTEKNTTPLWGRLLAWGLLLLLLALVAIQLRSSLQGILTRGEDAPAFTFTTFDGQTLTSQDLLGKVVVLNFWASWCGPCEQEAAHLEQAWQHYQPRGDVIFLGVAYVDTEKESLAFLEKFGITYLNGPDLGTTLYTAFRARGVPETFVINKLGEIASVKVGPYTSLAEITSVVDRLLELD, from the coding sequence ATGATGACAGAAAAAAACACCACTCCGTTGTGGGGGCGTTTGCTGGCTTGGGGGCTGCTGCTGCTGTTGCTGGCGCTGGTGGCGATCCAGTTGCGTAGCTCGTTGCAAGGCATTCTGACCCGCGGCGAAGATGCGCCGGCCTTCACCTTCACCACCTTTGACGGGCAGACCCTGACCAGCCAGGATTTGCTGGGTAAGGTGGTGGTGCTCAACTTCTGGGCCTCATGGTGCGGCCCGTGTGAGCAAGAAGCCGCCCACCTGGAGCAGGCCTGGCAGCATTACCAGCCGCGTGGCGATGTGATCTTTTTGGGCGTGGCCTATGTGGATACGGAAAAAGAATCGCTGGCCTTCCTGGAGAAGTTCGGCATCACCTACTTAAATGGGCCAGATCTGGGTACCACCCTCTATACCGCTTTTCGGGCGCGCGGTGTGCCCGAGACCTTTGTGATCAACAAACTGGGCGAGATCGCCTCGGTGAAAGTGGGGCCGTATACCTCACTGGCTGAGATCACCAGCGTGGTTGACCGCCTGCTCGAGCTCGACTGA
- a CDS encoding c-type cytochrome gives MTAPHNLRRLGALAAWLLALLLSGCEFSLAGDVTPPPEAQISTAVSTPLPVEYPPAAANLQSGALLFSEHCAACHGPRGLGDGAQAGQLPVPPAAIGSATLADAARPADWYLTITQGNLDNFMPPFANQLSLQQRWDVLAYVYSLSQDELASQAEPLFSQHADALRAALPLDDIRAMAAFSRHELVATLEQSLPSLSSAELVALAGYVQARALGGSTQAADSAAPPASGRLRGQVQDGSDGQLAPGLAASLFGYEGQTLVYTDSVPLAADGSFAFDSVPAAPGRTFFASVDYLGLSYFSEFVTDPAQTQFAQPITVYETTSDTDQLAIERLTLILEFDAPGVMRVVPQYVLSNIGSRAVTPRAENEPVLLYSLPEGASNLAFNEGSLGERYVPSAEGFGDLRAVLPGLQSYQLLFAYQMPYTRTLDLPLALELPVRAVVVLVQAGSVSLANTDFTAMGQQEIEGRMYDAYLSTAGYSAGEAPVLQLRGRNPQGGAGWQSLLASDTVISGLAVLTAAVGVAWLWLRHLQRDAQQLLAQIARLDERHARGEIAEGRYQRQRSALKAQLQRVLKR, from the coding sequence ATGACCGCACCGCACAACCTGCGCCGCCTGGGCGCGTTGGCCGCGTGGCTGCTGGCCCTGCTGCTCAGCGGCTGCGAATTCTCGCTGGCGGGGGATGTGACCCCGCCCCCCGAGGCGCAGATCAGCACGGCCGTCAGCACGCCGCTCCCGGTGGAGTATCCGCCCGCCGCCGCCAACCTGCAAAGTGGGGCGCTGCTATTCAGCGAGCATTGTGCCGCCTGCCATGGGCCACGCGGCCTGGGCGATGGCGCCCAAGCCGGGCAGTTGCCCGTGCCACCGGCCGCCATCGGCAGCGCCACCCTGGCGGATGCCGCCCGCCCGGCCGATTGGTATCTCACCATCACCCAGGGCAACCTGGATAACTTCATGCCCCCCTTTGCCAACCAACTCAGCTTGCAACAGCGCTGGGATGTGCTGGCTTATGTGTATTCGCTCAGCCAGGATGAATTGGCCAGCCAGGCCGAGCCGCTCTTCAGCCAGCATGCCGACGCCCTGCGCGCCGCATTGCCGCTGGACGATATTCGTGCCATGGCAGCCTTCAGCCGGCATGAGCTGGTGGCGACGCTGGAGCAGAGCCTGCCCAGCCTGTCCTCGGCGGAGCTAGTGGCACTGGCCGGCTATGTGCAGGCCCGCGCCCTCGGCGGCAGCACGCAAGCGGCGGATAGCGCCGCGCCGCCCGCCAGCGGCCGCCTGCGCGGCCAGGTGCAAGACGGCAGCGATGGGCAATTGGCGCCCGGGCTGGCAGCGAGTTTGTTTGGCTACGAAGGCCAGACCCTGGTCTATACCGACTCGGTGCCCCTGGCTGCCGATGGCAGCTTTGCTTTCGATAGCGTGCCGGCCGCGCCGGGGCGCACCTTCTTCGCCTCGGTGGATTATTTGGGGCTGAGCTACTTCTCTGAATTCGTCACCGACCCGGCCCAGACGCAATTTGCCCAGCCGATCACGGTCTACGAGACCACCAGCGACACTGACCAGTTGGCCATCGAACGCCTCACCCTGATCCTGGAGTTCGACGCACCGGGCGTGATGCGTGTAGTGCCGCAGTATGTGCTCTCCAACATCGGCAGCCGTGCCGTGACGCCGCGCGCCGAGAACGAGCCGGTGTTGCTATACAGTTTGCCGGAGGGGGCCAGCAATCTGGCCTTCAACGAAGGTAGCCTGGGCGAGCGCTATGTGCCCAGTGCCGAGGGCTTTGGTGATCTGCGCGCCGTGTTGCCCGGCCTGCAGAGCTACCAATTGCTGTTCGCCTACCAGATGCCGTATACGCGCACCCTCGATCTGCCCTTGGCGCTCGAGCTGCCGGTGCGCGCCGTCGTGGTGTTGGTGCAGGCGGGCAGCGTAAGCCTGGCCAATACCGATTTCACCGCGATGGGCCAGCAAGAGATCGAAGGCCGCATGTATGATGCCTATCTCTCCACCGCGGGCTACTCCGCCGGCGAAGCGCCCGTACTGCAATTGCGCGGGCGTAATCCGCAGGGTGGGGCGGGCTGGCAAAGCCTGCTGGCCAGCGATACGGTGATCAGCGGCCTGGCGGTACTCACCGCCGCGGTGGGCGTTGCCTGGTTGTGGCTGCGCCACCTGCAGCGCGATGCGCAGCAACTGCTGGCGCAGATCGCCCGCCTGGATGAACGCCACGCCCGCGGCGAGATCGCCGAGGGCCGCTACCAGCGCCAGCGCAGCGCGCTGAAGGCGCAATTGCAACGCGTACTCAAGCGATGA
- the polA gene encoding DNA polymerase I has protein sequence MSQTLYLIDGHALAYRTYFALTSAGAGSSRWTTSSGEPTAGVFGFTSVLLRILEQERPEYMAVAFDVGKTFRDKRYPEYKATREKMPDDLRIQMERIREMVDAFGFPRLELEGFEADDVIGSIAKQVAGEGVGVKIITGDKDLLQLVDKRIIVSLPGKQLADGKDYYAQDVFEFLGVLPEQVVDFKAMIGDKSDNIPGIAGIGEKTAAALLAEYQTLDNIYANLDKLKPAQRQKFEDGREKAQLSYELARIVTDLKIDFSIQQARTDQIKAQEVQELFRQLEFRSLMKRLSTVLELGNMPQDTKLGQLGMFPEDNPAPRGPAVDIDVEIIDTAEKLASLAAQLASAEQIAFDTETSSTDHMQCDLVGISLALAPGKGYYIPIGHEPMLGRQLPIEEVVAALRGPLTDPTIPKWGHNLSFDYVILARHGLKVQPLSMDSMIAEWVADSGSRNLGLKGLVWVRLNNEMTEIQELLGKGRKQITMAQVPIEQAASYAAADAEVVLRLQPILAERIAQVQGQRIFAEIEMPLVRVLSDMEMAGIKLDTNFLAEMGAELNRELERIGTEVYQQVGEEFNLSSPQQLAHMLFDRLKLPPPAGVRKTASGAYSTSADILEAMSSEHPMVELILTHRELSKLKTTYVDALPLEVNPATGRVHTSYNQAGTVTGRIASSEPNLQNIPIRTELGRRVRRAFIAAPGHKLLGVDYSQVELRIVAHIAQDEAMLNAFRNNEDIHVTTAAAILGIAPEQVTGEQRRNAKAVNFGLIYGMSPFGLTRSTDLTLAEAENFVKAYFEKFPGVRAYIDNTKKTAAQLGYIETLLGRRRLFQGLKDGTNYVLKSRLEREAINSPIQGTAADIMKLAMLRVDAALPAAKLGARMLLQVHDELVLEVPEAELAQTAALVREEMAAAYTLSVPLQTEVKVGDNWGQMQVLD, from the coding sequence ATGTCGCAAACGCTCTATCTCATCGATGGCCATGCCTTGGCCTATCGCACCTATTTCGCCCTGACCAGCGCCGGCGCGGGTAGCAGCCGCTGGACGACCAGCTCGGGCGAGCCGACCGCTGGAGTCTTTGGCTTCACCTCGGTGTTGCTGCGCATCCTTGAGCAAGAGCGCCCCGAATACATGGCCGTGGCCTTCGATGTGGGCAAGACCTTTCGTGACAAGCGCTACCCTGAATACAAAGCCACCCGCGAGAAGATGCCGGATGACCTGCGCATCCAAATGGAGCGCATTCGCGAAATGGTGGATGCGTTCGGCTTCCCGCGGCTGGAGTTGGAAGGCTTTGAGGCCGATGACGTCATCGGCAGCATTGCCAAGCAGGTCGCCGGCGAAGGGGTGGGGGTCAAGATCATCACCGGCGATAAAGACCTGCTGCAATTGGTGGATAAGCGCATCATCGTCAGCCTGCCTGGCAAGCAGCTGGCGGACGGCAAGGATTATTACGCTCAGGATGTCTTCGAATTCCTGGGGGTGTTGCCTGAGCAGGTGGTGGACTTCAAAGCCATGATCGGCGACAAATCCGACAACATCCCCGGTATTGCCGGGATCGGTGAGAAGACCGCCGCGGCGTTGTTGGCCGAGTACCAAACCCTCGATAACATTTATGCGAATTTGGATAAGCTCAAGCCGGCCCAGCGCCAGAAGTTTGAAGACGGGCGCGAGAAGGCGCAACTGAGCTATGAGCTGGCGCGCATCGTTACTGATTTGAAGATCGATTTCAGCATTCAGCAAGCCCGCACGGATCAGATCAAGGCGCAGGAAGTGCAAGAGCTCTTCCGCCAGTTGGAGTTTCGCTCGCTAATGAAGCGGCTCAGCACCGTGTTGGAGCTGGGCAACATGCCGCAGGATACCAAGCTGGGCCAGTTGGGCATGTTCCCTGAGGACAACCCGGCCCCGCGCGGCCCGGCGGTGGATATTGACGTAGAGATCATTGACACCGCCGAGAAGCTGGCCAGCCTGGCGGCGCAGTTGGCCAGCGCCGAGCAGATCGCCTTTGACACCGAGACCAGCAGCACCGATCACATGCAGTGCGATTTGGTGGGCATCTCCTTGGCGCTGGCGCCGGGCAAGGGCTATTACATCCCCATCGGGCACGAGCCGATGCTTGGCCGCCAGTTGCCGATCGAGGAGGTGGTGGCGGCGTTGCGCGGCCCGCTGACCGACCCCACGATCCCCAAGTGGGGCCATAACCTCAGCTTTGATTACGTCATCCTGGCACGCCACGGGCTCAAGGTACAGCCGTTGAGCATGGATAGCATGATTGCCGAGTGGGTGGCCGATAGCGGCTCGCGCAACCTGGGCCTCAAGGGGCTGGTGTGGGTGCGCCTGAACAATGAGATGACCGAGATCCAGGAGCTGCTCGGCAAGGGGCGCAAGCAGATCACCATGGCGCAGGTGCCGATCGAGCAGGCGGCCAGTTATGCCGCCGCGGATGCCGAAGTGGTGCTGCGCCTGCAGCCCATTCTGGCCGAGCGCATTGCGCAGGTGCAAGGCCAGCGCATCTTTGCCGAGATCGAGATGCCGTTGGTGCGCGTACTCTCCGATATGGAGATGGCCGGGATCAAGCTCGACACAAATTTCCTGGCGGAGATGGGCGCCGAGCTCAATAGGGAGTTGGAGCGCATCGGCACCGAGGTGTACCAGCAGGTTGGCGAAGAATTCAACCTCAGCTCGCCGCAGCAATTGGCGCACATGCTGTTTGATCGCTTGAAGTTGCCGCCGCCGGCCGGGGTGCGCAAGACCGCCAGCGGCGCGTACTCCACCTCCGCCGATATTTTGGAAGCGATGAGCTCCGAGCACCCCATGGTGGAGCTGATCCTGACCCATCGCGAGCTTTCCAAGCTCAAGACCACTTATGTGGACGCGCTGCCGCTGGAAGTGAACCCGGCCACCGGGCGGGTGCACACCTCGTACAACCAGGCGGGCACGGTCACCGGGCGCATCGCCTCCAGCGAGCCGAATCTGCAGAACATCCCCATTCGCACGGAGCTCGGCCGGCGCGTGCGGCGCGCCTTCATTGCCGCGCCGGGGCACAAATTGCTCGGCGTGGATTATTCGCAGGTCGAGCTGCGCATCGTGGCGCACATCGCTCAGGATGAGGCCATGCTGAACGCCTTCCGCAACAACGAAGACATTCACGTCACTACTGCGGCGGCGATCCTTGGCATTGCGCCGGAACAGGTGACCGGTGAGCAACGCCGCAACGCCAAGGCGGTGAACTTTGGCCTGATCTATGGCATGAGCCCGTTCGGGCTGACGCGCAGCACGGATCTGACGCTGGCGGAAGCTGAGAACTTCGTCAAGGCGTACTTCGAAAAATTCCCCGGCGTGCGCGCCTATATCGACAATACCAAGAAGACCGCGGCGCAATTGGGCTATATTGAAACGCTACTCGGCCGGCGGCGCCTGTTCCAGGGGCTGAAAGACGGCACGAACTATGTGCTCAAGAGCCGCCTGGAGCGCGAGGCGATCAACAGCCCGATCCAGGGCACCGCGGCGGACATTATGAAATTGGCGATGCTGCGGGTGGATGCGGCGCTGCCGGCGGCCAAGCTGGGGGCGCGTATGTTGCTGCAGGTGCACGACGAGCTGGTGCTCGAGGTGCCCGAAGCCGAATTGGCGCAGACCGCCGCCCTGGTGCGCGAGGAGATGGCCGCGGCGTATACGTTGAGCGTGCCCTTGCAAACTGAAGTGAAGGTGGGCGATAACTGGGGCCAGATGCAGGTGCTGGATTAA
- a CDS encoding AI-2E family transporter, which yields MPTKKSIPSKTTYNRWSATTKTVVGLSLVALLAAILVRFNYLIGPLLLAFIISYILHPWVERLARATGLNWRAAVSLIFVAFLGLVVWLSILGGSAAVDQISALISSGQDLVTNLPEFASQLGSQTIHLGPFTIQLAEVERVLEQEFNLSFVTLGQQLLSTLQPVLGQAGSLIGRLATGALSTLGWAAFVFVISYFLLVDAEGVPSFFAQIANTGHDADIRRIGRELSRIWDTFLRGQLLIITLVVVTYLILMTILGVHNALGLAFLTGLAKFVPYVGPLVAGATAALVAYFQPGGNYLGIEPFTYSVVVVVGTLVLDQIFDNLVSPRIFGKRLGVHPAAVLVAALVAASLLGFVGLLLAAPVLASAQLLFTFALRKMLDLNPWPKREAKAEPASSSSVTQRLNGTWRAVRARLERAYKAWRKRRTAR from the coding sequence ATGCCCACGAAAAAGAGCATCCCCAGCAAGACGACCTATAACCGTTGGAGCGCCACCACCAAGACGGTGGTTGGCCTCAGCCTGGTGGCCTTATTGGCGGCCATTCTGGTGCGCTTCAACTATCTCATCGGCCCGCTGCTGTTGGCCTTCATCATCTCGTATATTTTGCACCCCTGGGTGGAGCGCCTGGCGCGGGCCACCGGCTTGAATTGGCGTGCGGCCGTCAGCCTGATCTTTGTTGCCTTCCTCGGCCTGGTGGTGTGGCTCTCGATCCTGGGCGGCTCGGCGGCGGTGGATCAGATCAGTGCGCTGATCTCTTCGGGGCAAGACTTGGTGACCAATCTACCGGAGTTTGCCAGCCAGTTGGGCAGCCAGACGATCCACCTGGGGCCATTCACCATCCAGTTGGCCGAGGTGGAACGCGTGCTGGAGCAGGAGTTCAACCTCAGCTTCGTTACCTTGGGGCAACAGTTGCTCTCCACCTTGCAGCCTGTGCTGGGGCAGGCCGGCAGCCTGATCGGGCGCCTGGCCACCGGCGCCCTGAGTACGCTGGGGTGGGCCGCGTTTGTTTTCGTCATCTCGTACTTCCTGTTGGTGGATGCCGAGGGCGTGCCTTCCTTCTTTGCGCAAATTGCCAACACCGGGCATGATGCCGATATTCGCCGCATTGGCCGCGAGCTCTCGCGCATTTGGGATACCTTCCTACGCGGCCAGTTGCTCATCATCACCCTGGTGGTGGTGACCTATCTGATCTTGATGACCATTCTGGGCGTGCACAATGCGCTGGGCCTGGCCTTCCTTACCGGCCTGGCTAAGTTTGTGCCTTATGTGGGGCCATTGGTGGCCGGTGCCACCGCGGCGCTGGTCGCCTACTTCCAGCCCGGCGGCAATTATTTGGGCATCGAACCGTTTACGTATTCCGTGGTGGTGGTGGTGGGCACATTGGTGCTGGACCAGATATTCGATAACCTGGTCAGCCCGCGTATCTTCGGCAAGCGTTTGGGCGTGCACCCCGCAGCCGTGCTGGTGGCCGCCCTGGTGGCGGCCAGCCTGCTGGGCTTCGTGGGCCTGCTGCTGGCCGCGCCGGTATTGGCCAGCGCGCAGTTACTGTTCACCTTTGCGCTGCGCAAAATGCTCGATCTCAACCCGTGGCCCAAACGCGAGGCCAAAGCTGAGCCGGCCAGCTCATCCAGTGTGACTCAACGCCTGAACGGCACCTGGCGCGCTGTGCGGGCGCGGCTGGAGCGCGCCTACAAAGCCTGGCGCAAACGCCGCACGGCGCGCTGA